The following proteins come from a genomic window of Diorhabda carinulata isolate Delta chromosome X, icDioCari1.1, whole genome shotgun sequence:
- the LOC130902479 gene encoding protein PTHB1 isoform X2, which translates to MSLFKTRSFWSYRSDDEEYFDQNSMIITCLNGDSDYIITGSQSGVLRIFKPSCTIEDNEISGLLPTDLVIEKIFDKPILQLGYGRLVSGSLNYQTAILSPRRVSVHLLKIKEGQTEHGTQNTFELLYEHHLPRSAVNFTVGQFGGSQNRDFICVQSLDGVLSFFEQENPTFCCFLPDFLLPSPVAYVKKTDSFVTGTDNWQLVSYRYNSLSETGDVNESGKNSKTKIFPTWSYFLGEPIIDIAVREDPVNKIASIVVLGERNLFCLFDSGRLNFMKKLEYSPICFEVYIINEKIFCLIVSETNNLLIYENTTLKWCAKLQYLPVCIKRAFLRTVKGALVLLSEDGALDCCYLGTEPSLFVAPPLTERETDIEKIEEELGKLTEQIKQTYGNDLKFANQNNEKEITIKIQINQDLVRCKYETNLIDSTNAKMCVLHIDVVPRMAFEEVQVTVATLKPLKIHPNNQFFVNPEETMSIECHAYLNEDMEVPSLNFNVIVTVISSLGVPRSFCKYSVLPLKLVAESCAVQKEGEHKIILNVNQNIVPLLTLFPEFVEDIKVTSSIAFKNTSSGEPVTILVAKSSDRYRIQSNSFLALSYVIEQMILRLHKHYTNVEDFRITYSSALPTTETVFIIREHFSKREQSSRLELCLDQLGGQFRTIQKRLISKFKVKNPTPLTNLEILMDDTYLEIISTIEKLTEANKELVKSQIKLSCALNLIGNLIKIMNIEENLKENLVSVFCPTVDDLESQNWEDVMDATLGYLLRTYLAKSEKDKLRLSQTNIEKVTDISKVEKHLVQVLERISKIEKIDTEQKVEIEEENKKMEKEEEEPPVGNQFGVASMRLLSARKSLLRKRHKDKEEEEDK; encoded by the exons ATGTCCTTATTTAAAACTAGATCATTTTGGTCTTACCGAAgcgatgacgaagaatatttcGATCAAAACTCCATGATAATAACATGCCTTAACGGCGACagtgattatattattacgggtaGTCAAAGTGGcgttttgagaatttttaaacCTTCATGCACAATTGAAGATAATGAAATAAGCGGTTTGTTACCCACTGATTTggttatagagaaaatatttgataagcCTATTTTACAATTGGGATATGGCAGGCTAGTTTC TGGATCGCTAAATTATCAAACAGCTATACTTAGTCCTAGAAGAGTATCTGTACACTTACTAAAGATTAAAGAAGGTCAAACCGAACATG gaaCACAAAATACATTCGAATTACTTTACGAACACCACTTACCTAGATCGGCGGTAAATTTCACTGTGGGGCAATTTGGCGGATCACAAAATCGCGATTTTATATGTGTGCAATCGCTAGATGGTGTGCTAAGTTTTTTCGAACAAGAAAATCCgacattttgttgttttttaccCGATTTCCTATTACCGAGTCCAGTGGCGTACGTCAAAAAAACTGACAGTTTCGTTACGGGAACAGATAATTGGCAACTCGTTTCTTACAG atacAACAGTTTATCAGAAACAGGAGATGTTAATGAATCTGGAAAAAATTCGAAGACGAAAATTTTTCCGACGTGGTCTTATTTCTTAGGGGAACCAATTATAGATATAGCAGTTAGGGAAGACCCTGTAAATAAAATTGCTTCTATTGTCGTGTTGGGAGAACGTAATCTATTCTGTTTGTTCGATTCTGGAcgattgaattttatgaaaaagttGGAATATTCTCCAATTTGCTTTGAGGTATATATTataa acgaaaaaatattttgcttaatTGTATCAGAAACGAATAATTTGCTAATATACGAAAACACAACATTAAAATGGTGCGCAAAACTACAATATTTGCCAGTCTGTATAAAAAGAGCGTTTTTACGTACAGTCAAAGGTGCCTTGGTGTTATTATCGGAAGATGGCGCTCTCGATTGTTGTTATTTAGGAACTGAACCGAGTTTATTTGTTGCACCTCCGTTAACGGAAAGGGAAAcggatatagaaaaaattgaagaagagtTGGGAAAACTAActgaacaaataaaacaaacttaCGGAAACG aTTTAAAATTCGCAAATCAAAATAACGAAAAagaaataactataaaaatacaaataaatcaaGATTTAGTACGTTGTAAATACGAAACGAATTTAATAGATTCGACTAATGCGAAAATGTGCGTTCTACATATAGACGTCGTTCCCCGAATGGCTTTTGAAGAAGTCCAAGTAACCGTAGCGACATTAAAACCGTTAAAAATACACCCgaacaatcaattttttgtaaatcccGAAGAAACAATGTCTATCGAGTGCCATGCCTACCTCAACGAAGATATGGAAGTACCTAGTTTAAATTTTAACGTCATCGTCACTGTGATAAGTTCATTAGGAGTTCCGAGAAGTTTCTGCAAATATTCTGTACTACCGTTGAAGTTGGTAGCAGAATCTTGTGCAGTTCAGAAGGAAGGTGaacataaaatcattttaaacgTCAATCAAAATATCGTGCCTCTGTTAACGTTATTCCCAg AATTTGTTGAAGATATTAAAGTTACCAGTTCCATTGCTTTTAAAAATACGTCTTCTGGTGAACCAGTTACTATATTAGTAGCTAAATCTTCTGATAGATATAGAATACAATCTAATTCGTTCTTAGCGCTTAGTTACGTCATAGAACAGATGATTCTACGGTTGCATAAACATTATACAAACGTGGAGGATTTCAGAATTACGTATAGCTCCGCTTTACCTACCACGgaaactgtttttattataagagAACATTTTTCTAAAAGGGAACAGTCTAGTAGATTGGAG CTTTGCTTAGATCAATTAGGAGGTCAGTTCAGGACAATACAAAAACGGttgatatcaaaatttaaagtgaaaaatcCGACTCCATtaacaaatttggaaatattaatgGACGATAcgtatttagaaattattagtACTATAGAAAAATTGACGGAGGCCAATAAGGAATTGGTTAAAagtcaaataaaattatcttgCGCTTTAAATTTAATAGGAAACTTGATAAAAATCATGAATATCGAGGAGaacttgaaagaaaatttagtatctGTTTTTTGTCCAACTGTAGATGATTTAGAAAGTCAA AATTGGGAAGACGTAATGGACGCTACCTTGGGTTATTTACTTCGAACATATTTAGCTAAATCGGAAAAAGATAAGCTCAGATTGTCCCAGAcgaatatagaaaaagttaccGATATATCTAAAGTGGAAAAACATCTCGTACAAGTCTTAGAAAGAatttctaaaatagaaaaaatcgacACCGAACAAAAAG TTGAAatcgaagaagaaaataaaaaaatggagaaagaagaagaagaaccgCCAGTTGGAAATCAATTCGGTGTGGCAAGTATGCGTTTATTATCGGCAAGAAAAAGCTTATTAAGAAAAAGGCAcaaagataaagaagaagaagaagacaaataa
- the LOC130902479 gene encoding protein PTHB1 isoform X1 yields the protein MSLFKTRSFWSYRSDDEEYFDQNSMIITCLNGDSDYIITGSQSGVLRIFKPSCTIEDNEISGLLPTDLVIEKIFDKPILQLGYGRLVSGSLNYQTAILSPRRVSVHLLKIKEGQTEHGTQNTFELLYEHHLPRSAVNFTVGQFGGSQNRDFICVQSLDGVLSFFEQENPTFCCFLPDFLLPSPVAYVKKTDSFVTGTDNWQLVSYRYNSLSETGDVNESGKNSKTKIFPTWSYFLGEPIIDIAVREDPVNKIASIVVLGERNLFCLFDSGRLNFMKKLEYSPICFEVYIINEKIFCLIVSETNNLLIYENTTLKWCAKLQYLPVCIKRAFLRTVKGALVLLSEDGALDCCYLGTEPSLFVAPPLTERETDIEKIEEELGKLTEQIKQTYGNDLKFANQNNEKEITIKIQINQDLVRCKYETNLIDSTNAKMCVLHIDVVPRMAFEEVQVTVATLKPLKIHPNNQFFVNPEETMSIECHAYLNEDMEVPSLNFNVIVTVISSLGVPRSFCKYSVLPLKLVAESCAVQKEGEHKIILNVNQNIVPLLTLFPEFVEDIKVTSSIAFKNTSSGEPVTILVAKSSDRYRIQSNSFLALSYVIEQMILRLHKHYTNVEDFRITYSSALPTTETVFIIREHFSKREQSSRLELCLDQLGGQFRTIQKRLISKFKVKNPTPLTNLEILMDDTYLEIISTIEKLTEANKELVKSQIKLSCALNLIGNLIKIMNIEENLKENLVSVFCPTVDDLESQNWEDVMDATLGYLLRTYLAKSEKDKLRLSQTNIEKVTDISKVEKHLVQVLERISKIEKIDTEQKDVSVEIEEENKKMEKEEEEPPVGNQFGVASMRLLSARKSLLRKRHKDKEEEEDK from the exons ATGTCCTTATTTAAAACTAGATCATTTTGGTCTTACCGAAgcgatgacgaagaatatttcGATCAAAACTCCATGATAATAACATGCCTTAACGGCGACagtgattatattattacgggtaGTCAAAGTGGcgttttgagaatttttaaacCTTCATGCACAATTGAAGATAATGAAATAAGCGGTTTGTTACCCACTGATTTggttatagagaaaatatttgataagcCTATTTTACAATTGGGATATGGCAGGCTAGTTTC TGGATCGCTAAATTATCAAACAGCTATACTTAGTCCTAGAAGAGTATCTGTACACTTACTAAAGATTAAAGAAGGTCAAACCGAACATG gaaCACAAAATACATTCGAATTACTTTACGAACACCACTTACCTAGATCGGCGGTAAATTTCACTGTGGGGCAATTTGGCGGATCACAAAATCGCGATTTTATATGTGTGCAATCGCTAGATGGTGTGCTAAGTTTTTTCGAACAAGAAAATCCgacattttgttgttttttaccCGATTTCCTATTACCGAGTCCAGTGGCGTACGTCAAAAAAACTGACAGTTTCGTTACGGGAACAGATAATTGGCAACTCGTTTCTTACAG atacAACAGTTTATCAGAAACAGGAGATGTTAATGAATCTGGAAAAAATTCGAAGACGAAAATTTTTCCGACGTGGTCTTATTTCTTAGGGGAACCAATTATAGATATAGCAGTTAGGGAAGACCCTGTAAATAAAATTGCTTCTATTGTCGTGTTGGGAGAACGTAATCTATTCTGTTTGTTCGATTCTGGAcgattgaattttatgaaaaagttGGAATATTCTCCAATTTGCTTTGAGGTATATATTataa acgaaaaaatattttgcttaatTGTATCAGAAACGAATAATTTGCTAATATACGAAAACACAACATTAAAATGGTGCGCAAAACTACAATATTTGCCAGTCTGTATAAAAAGAGCGTTTTTACGTACAGTCAAAGGTGCCTTGGTGTTATTATCGGAAGATGGCGCTCTCGATTGTTGTTATTTAGGAACTGAACCGAGTTTATTTGTTGCACCTCCGTTAACGGAAAGGGAAAcggatatagaaaaaattgaagaagagtTGGGAAAACTAActgaacaaataaaacaaacttaCGGAAACG aTTTAAAATTCGCAAATCAAAATAACGAAAAagaaataactataaaaatacaaataaatcaaGATTTAGTACGTTGTAAATACGAAACGAATTTAATAGATTCGACTAATGCGAAAATGTGCGTTCTACATATAGACGTCGTTCCCCGAATGGCTTTTGAAGAAGTCCAAGTAACCGTAGCGACATTAAAACCGTTAAAAATACACCCgaacaatcaattttttgtaaatcccGAAGAAACAATGTCTATCGAGTGCCATGCCTACCTCAACGAAGATATGGAAGTACCTAGTTTAAATTTTAACGTCATCGTCACTGTGATAAGTTCATTAGGAGTTCCGAGAAGTTTCTGCAAATATTCTGTACTACCGTTGAAGTTGGTAGCAGAATCTTGTGCAGTTCAGAAGGAAGGTGaacataaaatcattttaaacgTCAATCAAAATATCGTGCCTCTGTTAACGTTATTCCCAg AATTTGTTGAAGATATTAAAGTTACCAGTTCCATTGCTTTTAAAAATACGTCTTCTGGTGAACCAGTTACTATATTAGTAGCTAAATCTTCTGATAGATATAGAATACAATCTAATTCGTTCTTAGCGCTTAGTTACGTCATAGAACAGATGATTCTACGGTTGCATAAACATTATACAAACGTGGAGGATTTCAGAATTACGTATAGCTCCGCTTTACCTACCACGgaaactgtttttattataagagAACATTTTTCTAAAAGGGAACAGTCTAGTAGATTGGAG CTTTGCTTAGATCAATTAGGAGGTCAGTTCAGGACAATACAAAAACGGttgatatcaaaatttaaagtgaaaaatcCGACTCCATtaacaaatttggaaatattaatgGACGATAcgtatttagaaattattagtACTATAGAAAAATTGACGGAGGCCAATAAGGAATTGGTTAAAagtcaaataaaattatcttgCGCTTTAAATTTAATAGGAAACTTGATAAAAATCATGAATATCGAGGAGaacttgaaagaaaatttagtatctGTTTTTTGTCCAACTGTAGATGATTTAGAAAGTCAA AATTGGGAAGACGTAATGGACGCTACCTTGGGTTATTTACTTCGAACATATTTAGCTAAATCGGAAAAAGATAAGCTCAGATTGTCCCAGAcgaatatagaaaaagttaccGATATATCTAAAGTGGAAAAACATCTCGTACAAGTCTTAGAAAGAatttctaaaatagaaaaaatcgacACCGAACAAAAAG ATGTTTCAGTTGAAatcgaagaagaaaataaaaaaatggagaaagaagaagaagaaccgCCAGTTGGAAATCAATTCGGTGTGGCAAGTATGCGTTTATTATCGGCAAGAAAAAGCTTATTAAGAAAAAGGCAcaaagataaagaagaagaagaagacaaataa